The nucleotide sequence GTAAATGGAATAACTCTTCTTTTTTTACCTTTTCCTTTTCTGATATACAGCAGATTATTTTCTAAATCTATATCGTTTATTTTCAGTTCTCCCGCTTCATTTCTTCTCAGTCCACAAGCATAACATAGATGTAATATGATGGTTTGTAATTCGCTACTTTTATCGTATAATTTTCTGATTTCTTCGTTTGTAAATACCTTTCTTTCTTCTGATTTTGGTTGCTTTATTTTCAGTTGGTAAGGACTTATTTTTATGATTCCGTTTCTTTGTAAATAATCAAAGTAAAGTCTAATAGATAGTAAGATTCCTGCAATATAACTTTCACTAAATAGTTTTTTTGTTCTCTTTCCTTTTACCGTTTTTATATGGTGGTAATAGTTTAAAATATCTTCGGATTTTATTGCTGTATTCTCTTTTTTGATAAACTCTAAAAATGTTCTTATTTGCTTTGGATAGGTGTTTACAACGGTTTTGCAATACCCTAAACTCTGTAATTCTTTTCTGAATAAATAAATATTTTCGTCACTCATTTTTATAAGTATGATGGTTTTGCTTACTCAATATTTTAAATTTTGGAACGCTAAATTAGTTCTCGGTTGATAGTTGTTGGTTGTCAGTATTTTACGCTGTTGTACTTTGCTTTTTAGTGTTCCATTAGCGTTCCTTTTGTGTTCCATTAGCGTTCTTCAACTGTTGTATTTGATTGTTTAAAAACTCTTTAATTTCAGTTCTCAATTTCTGATGATTATCCCAATAACTGATTTTATATTTGATTCCTTTATTAGAAAAACCTCCTGTTTGCTTGATGTAATCTAATTCCGTCAATGCTTGTATATATCGGAACATCTGCGTTTTACTGATATTAAATTCTTGCCTTATTTCTCTTAAAATAAATTCTTGATTTTCGTTTTTTACATACTTCTTTAATCTTTCGTAGAACTGTCTTAAACTCCCATCTAATTCATCAACCTTTAAAACAATGCTCTCAAACAATACTTCTGTAGCCTGTTCTATATCTTCTATTTCTGTGATTAAAAAACCGTTTTTAACTTCCCTTTGATACTGATTAATAAAAGTAACCTGCTTTATTACCGCTTGATACATTTCGTTCAATCTCCTTATTTTATGCACCTTTTCGGGTAACTGTAATTTGGTTGCAAACGGATTTATAACCTCGTAATACTTTAAATTTCGCACTAATTTCTGTACAAAACCGATTGCTTTTTCCTGCTGGTTTCTGTCGATTTCTCCTGCGTTTCTGCGGTTCTGATACTCGATGATTCTCTGTGTTTGTTCTTTGCTTTCATCAACTGCCAATAAAAAACTCCTGCTCATATTATCCTCATACGTTTCTCCTTTTGTCGTCGCACTTAAACTGCTGAACTGACCTTTTACAATCTTATGGGAAGATTTGTTGTTTCCTTTTTTGTCTTTTATTGTAACCGAACTTCTTAAAACCTGGTTCGATATAAATTCTCTCAGCGCATACAATGCATCTTCTTTTAATCCGTCCAGATCTTCTATTATTATGATCTTTTGAAACAGGTCAAATTCTCCCCAATTATATAAGCTTGATTCTGTAATTCGAGTAAATCTCAGCACGTCTTCCTGTGGCATTAAATCCGCTATTCTTGATATGATATGTGTTTTTCCGCTTCCGCTTGAACCTTGTACTATTCCGTGCAGTGGACTTTTATTCAGGTAACTTATCGTAATCAAGAACAATAATAATCTGCTGTTTTCTTCGCCGATTATTCCCGCTTTTTCAATAAGTTGGTTTAAGGATTTCAATAGGTCTTTTTGTTCTAAAAATTCTATTATTGTTTTCGGTTCTATTCTTGGTTCTACTTCTGTAACTTTTATTTTTTCAGTTTTTTCTTCAGTAGAAAATAAAGATTTCCTTTCTTCTAAAAGTTGTATAAATATTGTTTCATCGTGTAATTGTAAAGTCTCATTTACGTCATTATTAGGAAGTTCAATTGTAGATACCTTATAATTTCTAAATTCTTCTGCATATTTCTTAACTGCCTTTCTTCCTGCATCGTCATTATCAAAACAGAAAATAATTTCCTCTAATTCTTTGAGTTCTTGTATCGCTTTTAAAATCTCCTCGTTCAATCCATTCGTCCCAAAACAGCTTATAAGACTGTAATTATCTCTTATCTCTTTTATTTGGAGTAAACTCGCACAATCTATAATTGCTTCCGTTAAAATCAGTTTTTTAGTATCTGATTTCGGGTAGTTCGGATAAATTCCGGAACGATTCTTTAGATAAAAATGTTTGCCGTTTTTGTTCTCTACGATTGCTCTAAAATAAAAGCTTACAATTTCTCCAGATTTATTTTTCAAAGGAAAAGCAATACATTTATTCGCAAAAATACTGTAGCCTTTTTCGCCTGTTCTGTTGTTAATGAGCCCTTTATCTAATAATAAACCAACTTCTAAAGCATTGCTGATTAATTCTTCGCTTTTTCTTTCTCCGTGATGGAACTGACCGCTGTTATAACCAATCTCTAAAATGGAGTTATCCAAATTCCTTTTCTCAATATATTCTTTTGCAGGATTGGAACAATACAACGCTTTCCTAAAATAACTAAAGGTATTTTCTAAAAAAAGGGCAGACCTTTCTCCTGAGAGATTAGTCCGCCCAAGGTTCTCCGCAGTACCTCTAATATTTTTTACTGATAATTGTTCATTGCCAATTAAACTCTCTGCTTTCTTTATCGCTTCGTGTTTTGTGAGTTTCTCATAATCTTCTATAAATTGGATTACATCGCCTGTCTTTCCGCAACTGTGGCATTTGTAAAAGTTCTTTTCTAAATTCACTTGCAGACTCGCTGTTTTGTCTTCGTGATAAAAACAATGGAGCATTTTATTTTTTGGCTGTAAATTGTAATGCTTCAGGACTTCGGATAAACTTAATTGTTGTTTTATGAGAGAGATTTCCATAGAAGAAAATTTTTGAAAAAACTTTGATTAACCTTTTTCGGTCAAAATTAATCTAATCAAATGAATTAACAAAATCTTTTAGTATTTTATTTTATCGTAAAAGGTTTATATATTTGTCTAATACAAACAATACACGGCTATTATTAGCCTTTTAAGATTAATTGTTATGATAACTTTTGGAAAAAAAATAGCATTGCTCCGTAAGGATTTAGGATTAAGCCAAACAGAACTGGCTAAAAATCTTAATACCTCTGTAAGTGTGATTTCACGATATGAAAGAGATGAGATGACACCATCCGTAGACACAGCTAAAAAACTGGCGGAGTTGCTCGGTTCTACTGTCGGTTATTTGCTCGGGGAAACTGACAACGCTAATCTTTTCAAAGATCCTGCAATGTTGCAAAGATTATCCGAACTGGAAAATATGCAAACCGAAGATAAAACCCACATTCTACACGTTCTCGATAACTTTATTAAAGCTGTGAAACTTAAAAATATTGCTGCGCTGTAAAACAAAAACCCTCGCAATTGCGAGGGTTATTTATTGTTGCTCACGGTTTATAAATCCGCGTCATCGGTTTTTTTTTGGTGGTGGAACTAATTCATATTCCTTCATCGGATAAAAATATTTTCTTAAATCCCCTTTTACAATGAGCTCTAAGTTATTTAAATCTTTTATCTTATACATTACTCCTTTTTGATAATCATTACCGCTGTAATATGGCGGAAGTAAATTATCTATTTGAGATTTCATCGTCTTTTCATTTAATATGTTGTATGTTGGTTTATATGGCTCTGTAATTACTATGTTCTTGCCTTTATATTCAATCTTTAAATGCTTTTTTATAGTTGTGGTAGGAGTTAATGTATTTTCATATTTTGTAGACATAACAATTAAAGTATCATACCTACATATTATATAAAAATTCTTATCCTCTTTAGATATATTTTGACTTAAATCCGAAACGCTTTTAAAAACCTTATTCTCGATTTCTTCAGAAGAAAAGTATTTAGCTTCGCTATTTTTAGTGCAAGAAAAGAGCGCAGTTAAAACCATTGTTGCATAAATTATATTTCTCATTTCAAATTTTTTAAATCTATAGTGCTACCCATATTTTTCTTATAAATTTCTTTGTTTAACCAATGATATTTCCAAAAAACACTTTTACCTTCATTAGGAGCGTAGTATAGATAATGTCCTGGATAAGTGGTCTTGCCTCCTGTTCTATAATAGTAATAGTTATCTCCTTGTCTAGATATTCCATAATCACCATTTGTCATACCGTTTATAGGCGACGGTCCATTTACATTCTTATGAGAATGTATTTCAAAAAGTAATTTTGACATTGATTGATTTTGGAAATTAGAGGGCGTTAAATCAGCAATATGCCCTGTAAATAATGTATAGGATGTTTTATTGCCAACTTGAAAGGCATTTAATCCCCATTCTACATTAGAATTTTTGGCAGCAAACATATAAACATTTGCAGCATCATTAGAATTTGTAGTTCTAGCATAATTGATTTTATCAAAACCATTAGCTTTATCAGAAGTTGTTTGAGTTGCTAAATCTCCAATAACAGAGCTATCGGAAGCTTTTGCTTTTTGAACAGTAACGCTTTTGGACGTATCTACATTTCCTTTTTTATCTGTAGCATATAATGTATCGGATTTATCATTGGTTTCTTTGATTAGTTTAACATCTCCGTTTTTAAGAAGTTTGTAATCATTTTCCACCTGCATTCCGTCAGGGTCGTAATTGGAAATTGGATTGCCTAAGACATAGGCGTAAGGTGTGGATTCGTAGTATTTTTCGGAAAGTGGATCGTGTTGTCCCCAAATTACAGCATCCGGCATATACATTCTTGCGCCGTAGTCATACATCCCGGTCTCTTGAAGTTCCTTGCCGTTGTACTTGTACTTCTACATCCCCGCTCACATTTTCCAAAACTTCCTACTCAAGGTTTTCTCGTGCGAGGCTTTACACTGTGAACGCCTGCTCTTGCTCGCTTTTCAAATTTAACAATTTTTTTCTTTCAATTGAAAAAAAATAATTACACTTTTTAAGGACTGACCTACACTTTTAAATTTCAATTGAAAAAAAATATTGAGTTTTATTTCAAAAAATTGCAGAAAAATCGCCAATCCCCAAAAGTCTATGTAACATAAAACTACCGCATTATAGTCAGATATTTTGCAAATCCTTGCCGATAATTCATTTTATGTTTTCGCTCCCGCAAATAGACTTTTCCTTTCTTTTTTTCTGCATTTTTCTTTTCCCCGAGAATCGGGCAAGTCTTGGTTTTTGTGGGTACAAAGACACATCTTGCAACTTAATTTTTGATTTTTTCTAAGAGCTTTAAAAAATGATGTTTATTTTCTTAGGCTTTTATTTAAAACACTGATAGTCAGTATTCATTTTTTGTAAAATCCCTTTTGAGAGCTCCTCATTTTCACTAAAAAAATAATTTCTTTTTTAGAGCATTTTTTTCTAAGTGTTTTTGCAGAAAAAATAAAATCCTATTATTCTACTAATAATCAATAGTTTACAACTTGCACCTTGTACTATTTTATGCAGGTGGAGAACTCTACCTTGTACTATTTTTTACAGGTTTTTCCTTAACCTGTGTGCTTTTTATGCAGGTTATAAAATTCTTTACCTTGCATTATTTTTTATAGGTCTGGAAGATTAAACCTTACACTATTTTTCACAGGTTTGGCTCGATAACCCTGTACTATTTCTTACAGGTTCTTTGTTGTCGCTGTTGTTGCAAAATGTGGGATTGTGGTAAAAATTGCAGTTGGCTTAGCATTGGTTTTTTCCATAATTCCACATTTTTAGTTCTTTTTATAGCTTAACTTTCAACCAAAGGACTTTCGGAGCTTCGGCGCATTTTATCCGCTTTTTCGGGTGGTTGTAGAAGTTGGCAAAAAGTCTTTTTCTTGCGGTTGGTTGAGTTCGGGAAGCATTGGCAAGGTAGGAAGCGGAATACTTTGTATGTAGTGTAGGAAAGCATTTTACATAATCCCAAATTATAGGCAAAAATGGTGCTGGTTTGTGCGTAACGAAGCTTCAGCGGAGTGGAGAACAACGTTTTTGCGTTGGCAATTGCGTATAATTTTGATTATGTAATTTGCTGTGGCATTAAAGCGTTGGAAAAGCTTCGGACGAGCGTCGGCGGAAAATGTCTTTTTTAGTTTTGGGGGCGGGAAAACTACTCAAAAATGCAAGCGTTGGACTTTCTTGGTTCTTGGTTCTTTTGTCTTGGCTCTTATTTTATCGGGTGGAACTGATTAATCGCTGTTTGTAACGCATTTATTCCTGTTTCTTTGTATTTCTCCGTGGTGTCTGCGTGTTTATGTCCTGCAAAATATTGAACTTTTCGTAAGTTTTCTCCGTTGTCTAATTTTAATTTTATCACGCTTTGTCGGATTCTTGTGGAAGTCAATCGTTTTGTAAACTGCTTTTGATAGGTTGAGACTAAATAATTAATGTCTTCTTTTGTAGTTTTAGTTCCTAATTTTCCGAGTAAAAAATAATTTTCTGTTTCGGTTCTAAATGTTACTAATTTCGCTCTTTCTTCCTGTAAATACTGATAAAATAATAGGATTTGTTCGGCTTTTAAATTCAATATTCTTTCGTTGGTAATTGCTGTTTTTTGAACTTTTATTTTGGCTTCTTTCAGATCTAAATCTTCAATCTTTAATCTTTCAATATCTCCGACTAATAGCGCTTGATTAACGAGTAAACTGATGATAATTTGATTCCGTTTTGTAAGTATTGGATAACGTTCTTCTCTTGGTTCTAATAACTTCTGCAATTCTTTTTCTGTCAGTAATTCCTGTAATTGGATTGGGTTTTCTTTTCCGTCTTTTATTCTGATGGGTTTCGCAGGATTATGTTTTACTTTTCCCGTTTCCTGTAAGTATTCAAAGTATTTTTTTATCGCCTGTAAAATCTTGTGTGTGCTTTGTGGACTATTGGTTTTTCTGACCAGTTCTATATAATCCATAATATTCTGATGGCTTATTTTTGCAGGATTTTTATAATGTCTTTTGAACTTTTCTATTTCATACAAATATCCTTGTGCAGAGCTTTCTGATAAATGATTTTCTAAATATTCTCTGATTTCCATTTGGCTTTTATTCTTGTGTAAATCTGTGTTGTTCCTAAATATTCGTGTCCTAAAAAATCTCTCACTTTCTCAAGTTCCATTCCCTGTTCTAGAAGTTGTGTTGCAATGGTATGTCTTAAACAATGCAATGTAAATCCTTGATTATTTAATTCTGCTTTTTTGAGTAACTTTTTAAATTCTTCGTAGATTCTTGTTGCTGTAATGTTCAATAAATATTCTTTTCCTTCAGATGAAAAAATAAAATCTTTAATATCTTTCTGAACTTGTTTTGTAAATGGAATAACTCTTCTTTTTTTACCTTTTCCTTTTCTGATATACAGCAGATTATTTTCTAAATCTATATCGTTTATTTTCAGTTCTCCCGCTTCATTTCTTCTCAGTCCACAAGCATAACATAGATGTAATATGATGGTTTGTAATTCGCTACTTTTATCGTATAATTTTCTGATTTCTTCGTTTGTAAATACCTTTCTTTCTTCTGATTTTGGTTGCTTTATTTTCAGTTGGTAAGGACTTATTTTTATGATTCCGTTTCTTTGTAAATAATCAAAGTAAAGTCTAATAGATAGTAAGATTCCTGCAATATAACTTTCACTAAATAGTTTTTTTGTTCTCTTTCCTTTTACCGTTTTTATATGGTGGTAATAGTTTAAAATATCTTCGGATTTTATTGCTGTATTCTCTTTTTTGATAAACTCTAAAAATGTTCTTATTTGCTTTGGATAGGTGTTTACAACGGTTTTGCAATACCCTAAACTCTGTAATTCTTTTCTGAATAAATAAATATTTTCGTCACTCATTTTTATAAGTATGATGGTTTTGCTTACTCAATATTTTAAATTTTGGAACGCTAAATTAGTTCTCGGTTGATAGTTGTTGGTTGTCAGTATTTTACGCTGTTGTACTTTGCTTTTTAGTGTTCCATTAGCGTTCCTTTTGTGTTCCATTAGCGTTCTTCAACTGTTGTATTTGATTGTTTAAAAACTCTTTAATTTCAGTTCTCAATTTCTGATGATTATCCCAATAACTGATTTTATATTTGATTCCTTTATTAGAAAAACCTCCTGTTTGCTTGATGTAATCTAATTCCGTCAATGCTTGTATATATCGGAACATCTGCGTTTTACTGATATTAAATTCTTGCCTTATTTCTCTTAAAATAAATTCTTGATTTTCGTTTTTTACATACTTCTTTAATCTTTCGTAGAACTGTCTTAAACTCCCATCTAATTCATCAACCTTTAAAACAATGCTCTCAAACAATACTTCTGTAGCCTGTTCTATATCTTCTATTTCTGTGATTAAAAAACCGTTTTTAACTTCCCTTTGATACTGATTAATAAAAGTAACCTGCTTTATTACCGCTTGATACATTTCGTTCAATCTCCTTATTTTATGCACCTTTTCGGGTAACTGTAATTTGGTTGCAAACGGATTTATAACCTCGTAATACTTTAAATTTCGCACTAATTTCTGTACAAAACCGATTGCTTTTTCCTGCTGGTTTCTGTCGATTTCT is from Epilithonimonas vandammei and encodes:
- a CDS encoding tyrosine-type recombinase/integrase; its protein translation is MSDENIYLFRKELQSLGYCKTVVNTYPKQIRTFLEFIKKENTAIKSEDILNYYHHIKTVKGKRTKKLFSESYIAGILLSIRLYFDYLQRNGIIKISPYQLKIKQPKSEERKVFTNEEIRKLYDKSSELQTIILHLCYACGLRRNEAGELKINDIDLENNLLYIRKGKGKKRRVIPFTKQVQKDIKDFIFSSEGKEYLLNITATRIYEEFKKLLKKAELNNQGFTLHCLRHTIATQLLEQGMELEKVRDFLGHEYLGTTQIYTRIKAKWKSENI
- a CDS encoding CHC2 zinc finger domain-containing protein, whose amino-acid sequence is MEISLIKQQLSLSEVLKHYNLQPKNKMLHCFYHEDKTASLQVNLEKNFYKCHSCGKTGDVIQFIEDYEKLTKHEAIKKAESLIGNEQLSVKNIRGTAENLGRTNLSGERSALFLENTFSYFRKALYCSNPAKEYIEKRNLDNSILEIGYNSGQFHHGERKSEELISNALEVGLLLDKGLINNRTGEKGYSIFANKCIAFPLKNKSGEIVSFYFRAIVENKNGKHFYLKNRSGIYPNYPKSDTKKLILTEAIIDCASLLQIKEIRDNYSLISCFGTNGLNEEILKAIQELKELEEIIFCFDNDDAGRKAVKKYAEEFRNYKVSTIELPNNDVNETLQLHDETIFIQLLEERKSLFSTEEKTEKIKVTEVEPRIEPKTIIEFLEQKDLLKSLNQLIEKAGIIGEENSRLLLFLITISYLNKSPLHGIVQGSSGSGKTHIISRIADLMPQEDVLRFTRITESSLYNWGEFDLFQKIIIIEDLDGLKEDALYALREFISNQVLRSSVTIKDKKGNNKSSHKIVKGQFSSLSATTKGETYEDNMSRSFLLAVDESKEQTQRIIEYQNRRNAGEIDRNQQEKAIGFVQKLVRNLKYYEVINPFATKLQLPEKVHKIRRLNEMYQAVIKQVTFINQYQREVKNGFLITEIEDIEQATEVLFESIVLKVDELDGSLRQFYERLKKYVKNENQEFILREIRQEFNISKTQMFRYIQALTELDYIKQTGGFSNKGIKYKISYWDNHQKLRTEIKEFLNNQIQQLKNANGTQKER
- a CDS encoding helix-turn-helix domain-containing protein; protein product: MITFGKKIALLRKDLGLSQTELAKNLNTSVSVISRYERDEMTPSVDTAKKLAELLGSTVGYLLGETDNANLFKDPAMLQRLSELENMQTEDKTHILHVLDNFIKAVKLKNIAAL
- a CDS encoding JAB-like toxin 1 domain-containing protein, whose product is MYDYGARMYMPDAVIWGQHDPLSEKYYESTPYAYVLGNPISNYDPDGMQVENDYKLLKNGDVKLIKETNDKSDTLYATDKKGNVDTSKSVTVQKAKASDSSVIGDLATQTTSDKANGFDKINYARTTNSNDAANVYMFAAKNSNVEWGLNAFQVGNKTSYTLFTGHIADLTPSNFQNQSMSKLLFEIHSHKNVNGPSPINGMTNGDYGISRQGDNYYYYRTGGKTTYPGHYLYYAPNEGKSVFWKYHWLNKEIYKKNMGSTIDLKNLK
- a CDS encoding tyrosine-type recombinase/integrase → MEIREYLENHLSESSAQGYLYEIEKFKRHYKNPAKISHQNIMDYIELVRKTNSPQSTHKILQAIKKYFEYLQETGKVKHNPAKPIRIKDGKENPIQLQELLTEKELQKLLEPREERYPILTKRNQIIISLLVNQALLVGDIERLKIEDLDLKEAKIKVQKTAITNERILNLKAEQILLFYQYLQEERAKLVTFRTETENYFLLGKLGTKTTKEDINYLVSTYQKQFTKRLTSTRIRQSVIKLKLDNGENLRKVQYFAGHKHADTTEKYKETGINALQTAINQFHPIK
- a CDS encoding tyrosine-type recombinase/integrase; its protein translation is MSDENIYLFRKELQSLGYCKTVVNTYPKQIRTFLEFIKKENTAIKSEDILNYYHHIKTVKGKRTKKLFSESYIAGILLSIRLYFDYLQRNGIIKISPYQLKIKQPKSEERKVFTNEEIRKLYDKSSELQTIILHLCYACGLRRNEAGELKINDIDLENNLLYIRKGKGKKRRVIPFTKQVQKDIKDFIFSSEGKEYLLNITATRIYEEFKKLLKKAELNNQGFTLHCLRHTIATQLLEQGMELEKVRDFLGHEYLGTTQIYTRIKAKWKSENI